The DNA window TTTTAGATTGGAAGCGACCTTTTTCAAAAATCGAAATAGGAAAAGGAGAATTGCTAAAAGAAGGAAGTAGTCTTGCTGTTTTAAGTATTGGAATTGTTTCTGAAACGGTAACAAGAGCACTCAAAAACGTAAATGATATTGACGCTATTGCGCATTATGACATGAGGTTTGTAAAACCTTTAGATGAAGCGTTATTACATCAAATTTTTGCAAAATATGTAACCATCTTTACCATTGAAGATGGTACAATTTCTGGAGGCTTCGGAAGTGCTATTCTTGAATTTGCTTCTAAGTACAACTATCAAAATACAATTGAAGTAATTGGAATACCTGATGTATTTGTTGAGCATGGCAGTAAAGAACAATTACAAGCACATTTAAATATTGATACCTTAAGTGTTAGTACTATTTTAAATGCTACTCTTCGTCTTCTAAATCTGTAGCAGCTAAATCTGATTGATTAGTAACTTCGTATAATTCAACAGAATTTTGATACTTTGGATTCTTATTATTTGTGATATCATTTAACATCACTAAAAAGGCTATAGTCACAAAAAAGATCACAACCACAAATTGGATATTTTTTCTCATAATAGTAGGTTTTATGATTTGGGACTATCAATATATATCTTTATTAAGTTAAAATGCAAATTTATTCGACGAAATGCATAGATTTATAAAGAATCTAAGATGGAAACCTTTTTTTACTAAAAAAACCAAATTATATTTTCATTATAAATGGTTTCCTTTTAATTTATTAAAGGTTAAGATGGCATTTCTATCAGATAGTTTTGAAATATAAAAACATACTGACAATAAGTTTTCATATAATGTATCTTGCTTTAGATTTATATTTTTAGGAAAAACTTTTAAAATTAACTTATCAAAACTAGATAAATGTCCTGAGAAATTATTTGCTACAGCTCTTGTAAAAACATTTAAAAGTTCATTTATAACTTTAAATCCTGCAATTTCCTTATCAATAACTTCGCTAGATTGATAAATATTTTCAATACTCAATTTGATAATATCTGTAATTTGAGCTTCATATTTACTTTGGTCTAATAACGCTTTAGAATAGGTTCCTTTTAGAATGTCTTCTTCATTAGACATAAACAAAACAACAGCTTCATTAATTAAGGTGTTTATTGCTAAGGCTCTTAAGTAACTTACTCTATCTTGAGTAGTCGATAATGAATTGTATTTTTTAGTGTTTATAGTGTCTCTTACAAGATTGATTAAATATTCAAGCGCATATTCTTCTTGAATAAGTCCTAAGTTTATTCCGTCTTCAAAATCAATGATAGTATAACAAATGTCATCTGCAGCTTCAACTAAGTAAGCTAGAGGATGTCTGCAAAAACTAATGTCATTTTCTGCGCCTCTTTTTATTAAGCCAAGTTCATTAGCAACATCTTTAAATGCTTTTGTCTCACTTTGAAAAAAACCGTATTTCTTATCTGCGATATGAGATGTTGGTTTTTTAGGAAGTGATTCTTTTGGATACTTCATAAAAGCGCCAAGTGTTGCATAGCTAAGTCTTAAGCCACCTTCTCTACCTTGTCTGCTTTCCGTTAAAATTTTAAAGCCATTAGCATTACCTTCAAAATCACAAAGATCCTGGTATTGTTTATCAGTTAATTCATTTTGAAATCGTTTCCCATCACCAGTTTTAAAAAATTCACCAATAGATTTTTCACCACTATGTCCAAAAGGAGGATTTCCAATATCGTGAGCTAAAGATGCAGCTGCAACGATGGTTCCAAAATCGTTCG is part of the Psychroserpens ponticola genome and encodes:
- a CDS encoding deoxyguanosinetriphosphate triphosphohydrolase; this encodes MNWEQLLSLKRFGDTHKRLRKEQDETRLGFEVDYDRIIFSSEFRSLQDKTQVIPLSETDFVHTRLTHSLEVSVVGRSLGRKVGQKLLEKHPHLKDTLGYRANDFGTIVAAASLAHDIGNPPFGHSGEKSIGEFFKTGDGKRFQNELTDKQYQDLCDFEGNANGFKILTESRQGREGGLRLSYATLGAFMKYPKESLPKKPTSHIADKKYGFFQSETKAFKDVANELGLIKRGAENDISFCRHPLAYLVEAADDICYTIIDFEDGINLGLIQEEYALEYLINLVRDTINTKKYNSLSTTQDRVSYLRALAINTLINEAVVLFMSNEEDILKGTYSKALLDQSKYEAQITDIIKLSIENIYQSSEVIDKEIAGFKVINELLNVFTRAVANNFSGHLSSFDKLILKVFPKNINLKQDTLYENLLSVCFYISKLSDRNAILTFNKLKGNHL